GCGGCATCAAGACCCGAAGCCTGAAAGTCGAACGGGATGACGCCGGCCCCTTGGATAATATCCGCGCAGGTGAAGATACCCCGCGACCGGGCGAGCGTCGTGAGTTGTTGCAGGTCGATCCGCGCGCCGCTGCGGTACTGAACCCAGCTGGTCGCGATGATTTTGGTGCGCGGGGTGATCGCCCGTTCGATCGACTCGACCGGGGTGGAGAGATCCTTGCCGGAAGACACGACGACAAGTTTCGCCCCCGCTCTTTTCGCGGCGAGCGCCCACGGATAGTGATTCGAAGGATACTCCTGATCCCAAACGATGATCTCGTCGCCCGCCTTTAACCGGTAACCCAACGCCACTTGCGAAAGGGCCGCGGCGGTCGTTTGGAAGTAGGCGATCTCCGTCGTTTTCGCGCCCAGAAAACCCGCGAGCTCTTTCTTTGCGGCTTCGAGTTCAGGATGAAGCTTGAGCCAGGAAAAAGCGGCGTCAGTGAAATACGCCTCTTCGCAAAGACGCAGCTTCTCAAGCGCCGGACGGGACAACAGACTCTGTCCCGCATGGTTGAAGTGTAAAAGGTCCGCCGAGCGATGAAACTGGGACTTGAAGCGCTCCATTAGCTTTGCACCGGCATGGGCGGAGTCCGGTTTTTCAAGACCGAGAGCGTATCCAGCTGCTCGCTTTCCAACGCGCGCACGAATTTCTGAAAGCCGGTCGCCTGCTGATCCAGAAGATCGGCGAGCACGGGTTGCGAGAAGGTCGTGCCGTCGAAGACGCGCCAGATGTTCTGCAGGAACACCCGCTGCGGAAAGTTAAAGGTGTTTCGGTAGCCGAGGCTGGTTTGCAAATGCTCGACCGAACGCATTCCGCCGAAGAGTCCGCCGAGCCCGATATAACAAATGGGCCGGTGCTCGAAAGTTTCGGGGTATTTCCAGTAATCGACGAACACTTTCAGAATGCCGGGGTACGAACCGTTATACTCGGGGATAACGATGATCAGCCCGGTGGACTGGTCGACCTTATCGATGGCCTCGCCCCACGCCCCGGTGATTTTGCCGCCATACTGAAATCCATCGAGGTCCGCTTTCTTCAGCTGCGCCAGATCGATGATCTCGACGGTTTCGCCTTTACGGGCGTAAAGAGCCTGCACGTACTTAGCCACTTGAAGCGTTTTGGAGCCGGGCCGATCGGTCCCCGCAATGATGTATTTCATCGCCCGAAGGTACCTTCTTCCGTAGGGTTTCGCAAACGCGTCATGACGTTATTGCTCGCGCGAATGACGCAGATGCGACACCATGGGGAGGAAGGCCCCTTCAACAAAACAGAGAAGAAGGTCCCTTCGGGAGGGAGACAGCATGAACGGACGGAAGTGGTTCATCCTGGCGAATGAGCAGGTGCGTGGTCCCTATGACCGGGAGGGGTTGGATACCGCGGTCGCCCAGGTCACGAATCCGCTCATCTGGGGTCGTGGTCAAAACGAGTGGCTGACGCCTGAGCAGTTCGAGAAAATGCTGATCGATCTGGAGTCCACCGTGAACCGTCAGCGCCTGCAGAACGAGCGCGAATGGCGCATCCGTTTAGGCGATCAAGAGCTGCGTCCCATGTTCTATTCGCAGATGATCGACTACCTGAAAAACCAAGCCGATCTTTCGCAGTTTTTGATTTGGACCGACGGTTACAACGAGTGGAAAGAGATTTACCAAATCCACAAGATCATGGATGACCTCGGCGTCAGCCGACGCCGGCACCCCCGCGTGCCGATCATGGGCTCGATCGAGGCCGAAGGGACCAAAGGCCGCTTTTCCGCGCGCGCTCTTTCGATCTCGGAGGGCGGACTGGGGGCCACCGAAGCCCCGCAAACCCATATCGGCGATCAGTACAAAGTGATCTTGAAAAGCCCGAACCTGTTCGCCCCGCTGCACGCGACGATCGAAGTGGTCTTCGCGGGCCATGACGGCTACGTCGGGATGAAATTCACGGGACTTCCCAGCGAATCCCGCAGCGCCATCATCGAGTACGTGAAGAAATTCACGAATGCCGGGACCGGTACCGCCGGTCACACCAACACGGGCATCACGACCGGGGACCGCTAGCGCCGCTTCCCCGGTAAGCTCGCGTCGAACTTCTTTTGTTCGCGAAGCCCTTTTGATCGACGACCGTGAAGCCCGCGCGCGCCAGCGCCCGCTTCAGATTGCCGTTGCGCGCGTAGGTCGCAAGCTCGCAGAACTCAAGGTCCGCGCGACCGAAACATGCGACCAGGAAATCCTCGTCCCAAAGCTCCGGCGAGGTCTTCCGACTGAAGGCATCCCACAAAAAGCCCGTCACCCCTTGCGGCAGCTCTTCGGGCCGCGAAAGTCGCGCCTCGAAAATCAGATTCGCGCGGGAGCCCGCCCCCGTATAGATCTCGCGCACCTCGGCCGGACGAATCCCGAAGCCCACGCAGATTTTCGCGTAAAGCGGCGCGAGCGCCAGATCGTCGCGCCCTTGTAGCCAAAGCGCGAAGGATGCGCGCAAGAACTCGTCGGCCTCGAAAGTGTGAAGCGCGAAATGGTGCCCGGGATTGTCCCGCGCGAAAGTCGCCGCCAAGATTTCGTTGTAGGCCAAGCCCGTCCCCAGCGACACGAGAACCGATCCTTGAGGCCGCGCGAAGTTGGCGGCCAGGACCGGCGCGTAAACGTAGTTCGTCTCGGCGAGGGCGCCCCCCGCGTGGTGCATCGCTTCGGGACCCTCGGGGCCCTGGAAGCTCAATGTGGGACTGCCGTCACCGGTGGTGATTTCGTGAAAGTGCGAAGGCAGTCGCGATAAATCGAGGCTCATGCGGAGGCCATCCTTTCCTGAGACGACTATCCCCTTTTTGCGCTCGAGTCATCAAGACCATCGTCCGATGAGATCTCTTTGAGATGTCCACGACCAGGAACGGATCTTGGTTCAGGCTTTTTCAAGGAGGATTCGTGAGCCGTAAATTGCGTTCCGGGATCTCGGTGATACTGATGATGTCCGGACTTCTGATCTTCTTTCAAAACTGCAGTCCGCCGGCCTCTATTGTCGCCAAGGCCGGGAGCCCGGGGCCTTCTTTCGCGCTGACGGATTGACGCCCGCCCGGCCCCCGTGGGACGACGGGGGCTCATGATCCTGACGCCTTCCGACCTTCCCTACCGCCCGATCTCGCAAGCCTACCAGATGAGGTTCGGCGCCCGCGTCTACAAGGTGCCGGTCTCGGTCGCCGACGACTGCCCGAACCGCAAGGGCCTGCGGGGCATGGAGACCTGCTCGTTCTGCGACGTTTGGGGTTCGGCCGCGCACTCGGAGTCACTTTCGATGAAGCTCGCGGATCAGATCAAGCTCTACCGCGAAAACATCCGCCGTAAATTCAAGGCGGCGAAGTTTTTGATCTACTTTCAGGCCTACACGACGACGTTCACGAAAATCCAAGAGCTGCGTGAGGCTTTCGAGCTCGCGGTGAACGATGACGACGTCGTGGGTTTTGTCATCGGCACCCGCCCCGACTGCCTGTCGAAATCCGTGATCGATCTGTGGCAAGAGTTCCACGAACGCAAATTCGTCGCGGTGGAAGTCGGCGTGCAAAGCTTCAACGCGTTTCACTTGGAGTTCATGCGCCGCGGACACACGGCCGAGCAGTCGTTGAAAGCCATCGAACGGATCGCGCGCGAAACCGACGTCGACCTCGGCATCCATTTGATCTTGGGCTGCCCGCGCGAACCGGACTCCGAAATCATCCGCATGGCCGAGATCTGCAATTCGCTTCCGATCACGAACGTGAAGCTGCACAACCTGCACG
The nucleotide sequence above comes from Pseudobdellovibrionaceae bacterium. Encoded proteins:
- a CDS encoding PilZ domain-containing protein; amino-acid sequence: MNGRKWFILANEQVRGPYDREGLDTAVAQVTNPLIWGRGQNEWLTPEQFEKMLIDLESTVNRQRLQNEREWRIRLGDQELRPMFYSQMIDYLKNQADLSQFLIWTDGYNEWKEIYQIHKIMDDLGVSRRRHPRVPIMGSIEAEGTKGRFSARALSISEGGLGATEAPQTHIGDQYKVILKSPNLFAPLHATIEVVFAGHDGYVGMKFTGLPSESRSAIIEYVKKFTNAGTGTAGHTNTGITTGDR
- a CDS encoding TIGR01212 family radical SAM protein (This family includes YhcC from E. coli K-12, an uncharacterized radical SAM protein.), giving the protein MILTPSDLPYRPISQAYQMRFGARVYKVPVSVADDCPNRKGLRGMETCSFCDVWGSAAHSESLSMKLADQIKLYRENIRRKFKAAKFLIYFQAYTTTFTKIQELREAFELAVNDDDVVGFVIGTRPDCLSKSVIDLWQEFHERKFVAVEVGVQSFNAFHLEFMRRGHTAEQSLKAIERIARETDVDLGIHLILGCPREPDSEIIRMAEICNSLPITNVKLHNLHVLKQTKLETWYRDGLFEPVELEEYSRRVEVLLQHLSPRIFVHRLAAYASRREELVAPEWVAHKMKSHQAIVQYLRSRGSYQSQRFQAESPLDQALQRDLAMKTGSGTSGLTAPLQTLSLSL
- a CDS encoding NAD(P)H-dependent oxidoreductase, giving the protein MKYIIAGTDRPGSKTLQVAKYVQALYARKGETVEIIDLAQLKKADLDGFQYGGKITGAWGEAIDKVDQSTGLIIVIPEYNGSYPGILKVFVDYWKYPETFEHRPICYIGLGGLFGGMRSVEHLQTSLGYRNTFNFPQRVFLQNIWRVFDGTTFSQPVLADLLDQQATGFQKFVRALESEQLDTLSVLKNRTPPMPVQS
- a CDS encoding aminotransferase class V-fold PLP-dependent enzyme encodes the protein MERFKSQFHRSADLLHFNHAGQSLLSRPALEKLRLCEEAYFTDAAFSWLKLHPELEAAKKELAGFLGAKTTEIAYFQTTAAALSQVALGYRLKAGDEIIVWDQEYPSNHYPWALAAKRAGAKLVVVSSGKDLSTPVESIERAITPRTKIIATSWVQYRSGARIDLQQLTTLARSRGIFTCADIIQGAGVIPFDFQASGLDAAAGGGHKWMMSGHGVGYLLLREDRLEDLEPLMVGAMTY